Proteins from a single region of Pseudarthrobacter sp. NIBRBAC000502772:
- a CDS encoding glycosyltransferase family 2 protein yields the protein MSISTQLPITFPTLAFEAPRASVSVVIPTLNEARNIPWVLRRIPSYVDEVVIVDGRSTDNTVGVARAIRENLVIVDEQRKGKGVALRSGFAAASGDIIVMLDADGSMDPQEIGWFVAPLQHDFDFVKGSRHVTGGGSEDLTRLRKAGNRALTGLANAVLHSNYSDLCYGYIAFRRECLEILQLESDGFEIETELIVRAAKAGLRIAEVPSLELDRISGASNLQTFRDGWRVLGTLARECTMWEAPTAGARPEALRRVKYTYANVSVPRTPMDPQTVLSAARGGQHV from the coding sequence TTGTCTATTTCAACCCAGCTCCCAATAACATTCCCGACGCTGGCCTTCGAAGCTCCGAGGGCGTCAGTCAGTGTCGTTATTCCCACCCTGAACGAGGCGAGGAATATCCCGTGGGTTCTTCGCCGGATTCCCTCGTATGTGGACGAGGTTGTCATCGTGGACGGCCGTTCCACGGACAACACGGTGGGAGTAGCCCGCGCTATCCGCGAGAACCTTGTCATCGTCGATGAGCAGCGCAAGGGCAAGGGCGTGGCCCTCCGGTCGGGTTTTGCCGCAGCCTCAGGGGACATCATTGTCATGCTGGACGCGGATGGCAGCATGGATCCCCAGGAGATCGGCTGGTTCGTTGCCCCGCTTCAGCACGATTTCGACTTCGTTAAGGGCTCGCGCCATGTCACGGGCGGAGGATCCGAAGACCTGACCCGGCTGAGGAAGGCCGGCAACCGCGCTCTGACCGGATTGGCCAATGCGGTCCTGCATAGCAACTACTCTGACCTTTGCTATGGATATATTGCGTTTCGGAGGGAATGCCTGGAGATCCTTCAGCTGGAATCGGACGGCTTTGAAATTGAGACCGAGCTGATTGTCCGGGCGGCAAAGGCCGGTCTGCGCATTGCCGAAGTCCCCAGCCTGGAGCTGGACCGGATCTCCGGCGCGTCGAACCTGCAGACGTTCCGTGACGGCTGGCGGGTACTGGGAACGCTGGCGCGCGAATGCACCATGTGGGAGGCGCCCACCGCAGGCGCCAGACCTGAAGCCCTCCGCCGGGTGAAATATACCTACGCAAATGTCAGCGTCCCGCGGACGCCTATGGATCCCCAAACAGTCCTCTCCGCGGCTCGGGGAGGCCAGCATGTTTAG
- a CDS encoding Ig-like domain-containing protein, whose amino-acid sequence MRLPALLTALLLALCGVLVVPVTASAAPGDVGVEGPSHSGTGTPTGTKRAESALWFNDGLWWGNLWDTASSDFHIFRFNAATSSWVNTGVATETRANTHHDVLWDGTTLYVASHQFVNDGLPAEPNFPTLMRRYSYNSSTKTYSLLAQSSTIINNYKVETLTIDKDSTGRVWATWQQGNRIYLNVTGTDGKTWGTPFQHPASLSNVSVDDTSALIAFGPGKMGLMWSRQVGGSTDGMYWSYHVDGASNTAWTTPVAAVSGQGSSDDHMNLKWLDSSGDRVFAAIKTSFTSAPQPLIQLLALSGTTWSAHQIAPVSECPNRVIVLIDESTQRLRTFATYPKPSGTTNAGVCTSSGGAIYEKSSPLNNISFTTAKTARIVDADQYVHNVTSTKQNLNSAAWGTANSGLLVLADVNATSRYWHYHDPSGGGGDTTAPTVTGTSPTDGATGVAVTANVTGTFSEAMNASTVTSSTFTLKAGTTTVPAAVTYSSTGNVATLNPTADLTANTTYTATIESGPTGVKDVAGNALATDKTWTFTTAPAGGGDTTPPTVTGTSPTDGATGVAVTANVTGTFSEAMDASTVTSSTFTLKAGTTTVPAAVTYSSTGNVATLNPTADLTANTTYTATIESGPTGVKDVAGNALATDKTWTFTTASAGGGTPETVTLTATADSYVTSAAPGTNNGTSTLLGVDNSPVEITYLKFDLSAYAGRTIQSATLQLRSAGSGSTGTQNIKLVADDSWTETGITYSLRPALGTSIGTLGPTTTNTNYNIPLTVSGLTGELGQQLSLGMDTTSGDGLDLNSKEAGSTFAPKLVLTLSGSGGGGDTTAPTVTGTSPTDGATGVAVTANVTGTFSEAMNASTVTSSTFTLKAGTTTVPAAVTYSSTGNVATLNPTADLTANTTYTATIESGPTGVKDVAGNALATDKTWTFTTAPAGGGDTTPPTVTGTSPTDGATGVAVTANVTGTFSEAMDASTVTSSTFTLKAGTTTVPAAVTYSSTGNVATLNPTADLTANTTYTATIESGPTGVKDVAGNALATDKTWTFTTASAGGGTPETVTLTATADSYVTSAAPGTNNGTSTLLGVDNSPVEITYLKFDLSAYAGRTIQSATLQLRSAGSGSTGTQNIKLVADDSWTETGITYSLRPALGTSIGTLGPTTTNTNYNIPLTVSGLTGELGQQLSLGMDTTSGDGLDLNSKETGSTFAPKLILTLS is encoded by the coding sequence TTGCGGCTCCCTGCACTGCTGACAGCGCTGCTGCTTGCGCTGTGTGGTGTTCTGGTGGTGCCGGTTACGGCGTCGGCTGCTCCGGGTGATGTTGGGGTTGAGGGCCCGTCGCATTCGGGGACGGGGACGCCGACGGGTACGAAGCGGGCGGAGAGCGCGTTGTGGTTCAACGACGGGCTCTGGTGGGGGAACCTGTGGGACACTGCCAGCTCGGATTTTCATATCTTCCGGTTCAATGCCGCGACGAGCTCGTGGGTCAATACGGGCGTGGCGACGGAGACGCGGGCGAACACCCATCATGACGTGTTGTGGGACGGGACGACGCTGTATGTGGCGAGCCATCAGTTCGTCAACGACGGTCTGCCTGCTGAGCCGAACTTCCCGACTTTGATGCGGCGTTACAGCTACAACTCGAGTACGAAGACGTACTCGCTGCTGGCGCAGAGTTCCACAATCATCAACAACTACAAGGTTGAGACCCTGACCATCGATAAGGACTCGACGGGTCGGGTGTGGGCCACGTGGCAGCAGGGGAACCGGATCTATCTGAACGTCACCGGCACGGATGGCAAGACCTGGGGGACGCCGTTCCAGCATCCTGCGTCGTTGAGCAACGTGTCTGTGGACGACACGTCGGCTCTGATCGCGTTCGGACCCGGCAAGATGGGTCTGATGTGGAGCCGGCAGGTCGGTGGCTCCACCGACGGCATGTACTGGAGCTACCACGTCGACGGAGCGTCGAACACCGCCTGGACCACTCCTGTGGCGGCGGTGTCGGGGCAGGGCAGCAGCGATGACCATATGAACTTGAAGTGGCTGGACTCCTCGGGTGACCGGGTTTTCGCCGCTATTAAGACGTCGTTCACGTCGGCGCCTCAGCCGCTGATCCAGCTGTTGGCATTGAGTGGTACGACGTGGTCGGCGCACCAGATCGCGCCTGTGTCGGAGTGCCCGAACCGGGTGATCGTCCTGATTGATGAGAGCACGCAGAGGCTGCGTACCTTCGCTACCTATCCGAAGCCGAGTGGCACGACGAACGCTGGTGTCTGCACTAGCTCGGGGGGTGCGATCTACGAGAAGTCCTCGCCGCTGAATAACATTAGCTTCACCACCGCGAAAACGGCTCGTATCGTGGACGCCGACCAGTATGTCCACAACGTGACGTCAACGAAGCAGAACCTCAACAGTGCGGCGTGGGGCACGGCCAACAGCGGTCTGCTGGTGCTCGCCGATGTGAACGCCACAAGCCGGTACTGGCACTATCACGACCCCAGCGGTGGTGGTGGTGATACTACGGCTCCGACGGTGACGGGTACGTCTCCGACTGATGGGGCGACTGGTGTGGCAGTGACGGCGAATGTGACGGGCACGTTCTCGGAGGCGATGAATGCCTCGACCGTCACCTCGAGCACATTCACGCTGAAGGCGGGGACAACGACCGTGCCGGCCGCTGTGACGTACAGCAGCACGGGCAACGTTGCGACGTTGAACCCGACTGCTGACCTGACCGCAAACACGACGTACACGGCCACGATCGAGAGCGGCCCCACTGGGGTGAAGGATGTTGCCGGCAACGCGCTGGCGACGGACAAGACCTGGACCTTCACCACGGCTCCCGCGGGTGGCGGTGATACTACGCCTCCGACCGTGACGGGAACCTCTCCGACTGATGGGGCGACTGGTGTGGCGGTGACGGCGAATGTGACGGGCACGTTCTCGGAGGCGATGGATGCCTCGACGGTCACCTCGAGCACGTTCACGCTGAAGGCGGGGACAACGACCGTGCCGGCCGCTGTGACGTACAGCAGCACGGGCAACGTTGCGACGTTGAACCCGACTGCTGACCTGACGGCAAACACGACGTACACGGCGACGATCGAGAGCGGCCCCACTGGGGTGAAGGATGTTGCCGGCAACGCACTGGCGACGGACAAGACCTGGACCTTCACCACGGCTTCCGCGGGCGGCGGCACGCCCGAGACCGTCACGCTCACGGCTACCGCTGACAGCTATGTGACGAGCGCGGCGCCGGGGACGAACAACGGCACAAGTACCTTGCTGGGTGTGGACAACAGCCCGGTGGAGATCACGTACCTGAAGTTCGACCTGTCAGCGTATGCGGGCAGGACCATCCAGAGCGCAACGTTGCAGCTGCGCAGCGCCGGGAGCGGGTCAACGGGCACGCAGAACATCAAGCTGGTCGCCGATGACAGCTGGACCGAGACTGGGATCACGTACAGCCTCCGCCCGGCGCTCGGCACCAGCATCGGCACCCTCGGCCCGACAACCACCAACACCAACTACAACATTCCGCTGACGGTCAGCGGACTGACCGGTGAGCTCGGCCAACAACTCTCCCTGGGAATGGACACCACCAGCGGTGACGGCCTGGACCTCAACTCCAAGGAGGCCGGCAGCACCTTCGCACCCAAGCTCGTCCTCACCTTGAGCGGCAGCGGTGGTGGTGGTGATACTACGGCTCCGACGGTGACGGGTACGTCTCCGACTGATGGGGCGACTGGTGTGGCAGTGACGGCGAATGTGACGGGCACGTTCTCGGAGGCGATGAATGCCTCGACCGTCACCTCGAGCACATTCACGCTGAAGGCGGGGACAACGACCGTGCCGGCCGCTGTGACGTACAGCAGCACGGGCAACGTTGCGACGTTGAACCCGACTGCTGACCTGACCGCAAACACGACGTACACGGCCACGATCGAGAGCGGCCCCACTGGGGTGAAGGATGTTGCCGGCAACGCGCTGGCGACGGACAAGACCTGGACCTTCACCACGGCTCCCGCGGGTGGCGGTGATACTACGCCTCCGACCGTGACGGGAACCTCTCCGACTGATGGGGCGACTGGTGTGGCGGTGACGGCGAATGTGACGGGCACGTTCTCGGAGGCGATGGATGCCTCGACGGTCACCTCGAGCACGTTCACGCTGAAGGCGGGGACAACGACCGTGCCGGCCGCTGTGACGTACAGCAGCACGGGCAACGTTGCGACGTTGAACCCGACTGCTGACCTGACGGCAAACACGACGTACACGGCGACGATCGAGAGCGGCCCCACTGGGGTGAAGGATGTTGCCGGCAACGCACTGGCGACGGACAAGACCTGGACCTTCACCACGGCTTCCGCGGGCGGCGGCACGCCCGAGACCGTCACGCTCACGGCTACCGCTGACAGCTATGTGACGAGCGCGGCGCCGGGGACGAACAACGGCACAAGTACCTTGCTGGGTGTGGACAACAGCCCGGTGGAGATCACGTACCTGAAGTTCGACCTGTCAGCGTATGCGGGCAGGACCATCCAGAGCGCAACGTTGCAGCTGCGCAGCGCCGGGAGCGGGTCAACGGGCACGCAGAACATCAAGCTGGTCGCCGATGACAGCTGGACCGAGACTGGGATCACGTACAGCCTCCGCCCGGCGCTCGGCACCAGCATCGGCACCCTCGGCCCGACAACCACCAACACCAACTACAACATTCCGCTGACGGTCAGCGGACTGACCGGTGAGCTCGGCCAACAACTCTCCCTGGGAATGGACACCACCAGCGGTGACGGCCTGGACCTCAACTCCAAGGAGACCGGCAGCACCTTCGCACCCAAGCTCATCCTCACCCTGAGCTAG